In Zunongwangia sp. HGR-M22, the sequence ATCAGATTGAGATTCCTGATTATTAGATTTTCCAAAATAAATATATTCAGATTCACTTAAAGAATGCGTAGCTGTTTCGTGCGCCAAAATACCGCCGGTTTCTTCGCTTGCTTCTAAGATAGCGGCACCAGCGCCATCAGAAAATATCATGCTGTCCCTATCGTGCTTATCTACCACTCTAGAGAGTGATTCGGCCCCTATAACGAGGCATTTTTTGGCCATGCCGCACTTAATAAAAGCCTGTGCTTGTATCATTCCTTCAATCCAGCCAGGACATCCAAAAAGAACGTCGTAACATACACATTTAGGATTCTTAATGCGCAACTTAGCTTTTACACGCGTGGCCATACTCGGCACCGTATCGCTTTGTATAGATCCTTTTTTAACGTCACCATAATTGGTGGCGACAATAATGTAATCTAGGGTTTCAATATTTACGTTAGCAGATGCTATCGCTTTTTGTGCTGCCATAAAAGCAATATCGGAAGTGTTAAGAGAGTCATCGATATAGCGCCGCTCCTCAATCCCGGTAATTGCTTTAAATTTTTTTATGGTCTCCTCATTGGAATTAGGGAAGTCGCTACCGTCCAGATTTTTGAATTGGTGTAAATGAAAATCGGCATTCTTCGTAATAACATTAGGGATATAGCTTCCCGTTCCTGTGATCTTAATATTCATCGCGCGTTTTGAATTATTAAGGGAAGATAATAATTAAATGTGATTTTGCTAATAAAGTGTTAATTGTTTTTAGTTATAAAAAAAGGCTATCAAATTGATAGCCTTTTTTATGATATATCTTAAAAGTTATGCTTCTATATATTCTTCAATAGGAGGGCAGGTACACATTAAATTTCTGTCTCCAAAAGCTTCATCTACTCTTCTAACAGTAGGCCAAAACTTATTATCTGCAATATAATCTAATGGAAAAGCTGCTTTTTCACGGCTATAAGGTAAATTCCACTCGCTTGCGGTTAACATTTTAATCGTGTGTGGCGCATTTTTTAATACGTTGTTTGGCTCATCTGCACTAGATTCTTCAATTTCTTTTTTAATAGAAATCAAAGCATCACAAAAACGATCTAATTCAGCTTTGCTTTCACTTTCTGTAGGTTCAATCATTACAGTTCCAGCAACTGGGAAAGATACCGTTGGTGCGTGGAATCCATAATCGATAAGTCTCTTAGCGATATCAGTCACTTCAATACCGTTTTCTTTAAACGGGCGGCAATCCAAAATCATTTCGTGAGCTGCACGTCCGCGTTCGCCAGAGTATAAGGTTTTATAATGATCTGAAAGACGTTCTTTAATATAATTTGCGTTTAAGATCGCATGTTCGGTAGCTTTTTGAAGTCCGCCGCTTCCCAACATTTTGATATATGCATAAGAAATTAAACATACTAAAGAAGATCCCCAAGGAGCTGAAGAAATTGGGCCAATAGCTTGTTCTCCTCCAGTTTTAATTACTGGGTTTCCTGGTAAAAACGGTACTAGTTGCTTTGCAACACAAATAGGACCAACACCTGGGCCACCACCACCATGTGGAATCGCAAAGGTTTTATGAAGGTTTAAGTGACAAACATCTGCACCGATATTTCCCGGATTGGTTAAACCAACCTGAGCATTCATATTGGCACCGTCCATATAAACCTGCCCTCCATTATCGTGGATAATCTGAGTAATTTCTTTAATAGCCGATTCGAATACACCGTGAGTCGATGGATAAGTCACCATTAAAGCTGCAAGATTGTCTTTATGCTCAATAGCTTTTTCTCTTAAATCATCAATATCGATATTTCCATTTTCGGTAGCTTTGGTTACCACTACTTTCATTCCCGCCATTACTGCAGATGCCGGGTTGGTTCCGTGTGCAGAAGAAGGAATTAAACAAACATCACGATGTCCCTGGCCTTGAGCTTCATGATAAGCTCTAATCACCATTAATCCTGCATATTCTCCCTGCGCACCAGAATTTGGTTGTAAAGAAGTAGCAGAAAAACCAGTAATCTCGGTTAACTGATCTTCCAATTCTTTAAGAATAATTTGATAACCTTCAGCTTGTTCTATCGGAGCAAAAGGGTGAATATTTCCCCATTGCGGATTACTAAGCGGAAGCATTTCTGAAGCTGCATTCAACTTCATCGTACAAGATCCTAAAGAAATCATGGAGTGATTTAACGAAAGATCTTTACGTTCTAATTTTTTGATATAACGCATCAATTCAGTTTCTGAATGGTATGCGTTAAAAACTTCGTGAGTTAAGAAATCTGTTTTTCTAGAAACCGATTCAGGAATTGCGGTAATTTCTTTTAACTCTGAAAGCTCTTCAGTTTTTTTACTAGCTACTTCAGCAAAAATAGATACTATTGCATTTACATCTTCTGTAGTAGTAGTTTCATTTAATGAAATCACTACAGTTTCAGCATTAGGATAATAGAAGTTATATTCTTTAGCTTCCGCAGCAGCTTTTATTTTTTCAGCATCTGCCTTTATCTGAAGTGTATCAAAATATGCTGAATTTACCTGCTCGTAACCTAATTTTTCTAATTCAGAAGCAAGGTTTGTGGTAGAATAATGAACGGTGTCAGCAATATATTGTAATCCTTTTGGCCCGTGATACACCGCGTACATTCCTGCCATTACTGCAAGTAAAACTTGTGCAGTACAAATGTTAGACGTTGCACGATCACGTTTTATATGTTGCTCTCTGGTTTGCAACGCCATTCTTAGCGCATGATTACCATCGGTATCTTTAGTTACACCAATAATACGCCCGGGAAGGTTTCTTTTATAAGCCTCCTTAGTTGCAAAATAAGCAGCGTGAGGCCCACCATAACCTAATGGAATCCCAAAACGTTGCGTAGTTCCTACAACCACATCTACACCTAATTCACCAGGAGCCTGTAATTTTACTAAGCTTAAAATATCGGCAGCGACAGCTACTTTTATTCCGTTTTCGTTACAGTTATTTACAAAATCTGCATAGTCGAAAATTTGACCGTGCTTTCCAGGATATTGAATTAAAGCACCAAAAAAATCAGAGGAATAATCGAATTCGGCATGATCGCCAAGTACTATTTCAATACCTAAAAATTCTGCGCGGGTTTTAATTAATGAGATGGTTTGTGGTAAAACCTGTTCAGAAATAAAGAACTTATTTACGTTATCCTTTTTTTGCTTACGATCTCTAACCGCAAATAGTAAAGCCATAGCTTCTGCCGCTGCAGTAGATTCGTCTAAAAGGGAGGCATTGGCGATTTCCATTCCGGTAAGATCGCTTACCATTGTTTGAAAATTTAGCAAGGCTTCCAATCGTCCTTGAGCAATCTCAGCTTGATAAGGCGTATAAGCCGTATACCAGCCCGGATTTTCTAAAACATTACGTTGTATTACCGCAGGCATAATTCCCTGGTGGTAACCTAGACCAATGTAAGATTTGAAAACCTTATTTTTAGCAGCTAACTTTCCAATATGCTCGGCGTATTGATTCTCGCTAAGCGCTTTTGGTAAATTTAGGGGCTGTTTTAAACGAATATCATCTGGGATTGTTTCGTAGATAAGTTGCTCCAAGCTATCAACGCCGATAGTCTGTAGCATCTCTTTAAGATTTTCTTCTTTAGGACCAATGTGTCGAAGGGCAAAAGAATCTGTTCTCATCAATATTGTAGTTGTGTTTTGATGGCGCGAAATTACGTAATTTCATCGTAAATCTTTAAAGATTAGACGACACAGTTTTAAAGATTTTTTAACGTCTGGTGAAGAATTATAGCTTAAAATTTTAAGGTTCGATTTCCATAAGTAAATTTAGAAATTAGAATTGCCTATTTTAGCCTAGTGAAGTCGCTAAAATACCTTTTTAATTTTTATTTAAATTCCAGTATCCATACCGGGATTGCCGTGGTTTGTTTTACCCTAGTTACTTTTTTAGAGTTTGGGATTGAGGTTGATCAAAACCTGCTTTGGTTTATTTTCTTCGGAACGGTTACCAGTTATAATTTTGTAAAATACGCCAGTGTTGCCGGTTTGCATCATTCCAGTCTTGCTGAGAATTTAAAGATTATACAGGTGTTCTCGTTTTTCTGTTTTATAGCTTTATTGTGGTTTACACTGAAACAAGATTACAAAACGCTTTTTGTTTCGACTATATTGGGAATGCTAACCTTGCTTTACGCAACGCCTGTCTTAAAAGGGCATCAAAATTTAAGGAATATCGCCGGTATCAAAGTTTTCGTAATAGCTATTACAGCTACCGGAACCGGAGTTTTATTACCCTTATTACATCATTATGAGATTTCGCTTCAGGATAAAATTATAGCTATAATTCAACGAATATTAATACATGTGGTATTGATGCTTCCTTTTGAAATTAGAGATTTAAGATATGATCATGCTTCACTAAAAACCATTCCGCAGCTATTGGGAGTAAAGAACACTAAAATTTTTGGAGGTGTTTTGCTTTTTTTAGCGGTAGGTTTAGAACTATTCAAAACTAGCGCTGTGGAATATAGCTTGCTGGGATTGGCAATATTTGTAGTTCTGGTTGTCATAATGTTGTTGGCCTCAAGAACAAAACAAAACAAATTTTATTCTTCTTTTTGGGTAGAAGCTGCACCAATATTCTGGGTGCTAATTTTGGTTATTCTAGGTGAGATTTCCTAAGCTCTTCTTGGATAGCTTTACGCCAGCATTCTTTCTCATCTGGCGAGCAGCACTCTAATTTTGCTTTCTCAATAAGTTTAGTTAAACGTGTGTTACGCTCGCTGTATTCTCTACAACGAGGACATTCTGCTAAATGCTCTAAAAGCTGCATTTTTTCCATCAAGTCAGCTTCTTTATACTGACCTTTATCACAGCAGCATTCCGCCTTATCGCAATCAATATATTTCTTTTCTTCCTGCATAGTTAAAACCAGTTTTTTTCCAGACAAGCTGCTAAAGCTGTTCTGGCTCTGTGGATTATTACCCAAAGATTAGACGGAGTGATATCGAATTCTTTACAAATAACATCGGTATCTATACCATCGATAGTTTTCATTTTAAAAATGGTCGCATGCTTAGTATTTATTTTTTCTAAACAGTCCAGAATTGCCATACCCAGCTCTGTGTTTTCCATTTCGTCCTCGGCAGTTTTATCAAATTGATCGGCAACCTGCTCTTCCAGCCAGTCACCATCGTTTTCACCGTCACGATAATTAATATGAACTTCGGCCTGTCCCTTCTTAGAATTACTCCTGCGGTAATGATCGATAATTTTTCGTTTAAGGATAGAGATTAACCAGGTTCGTTCACTGGCTTCACCCTTAAAATTTTCCATCGATTTGAGACCGGCAAGAAAAGTTTCAGAAATAAGATCGTTAGCAACCTCACGATCGTTTACTCTTACAATTGTATAATTGAAGAGATAATCTGAGTATTTATCTACCCATTTAGTTGGATCTATGCTATGCGTTGACATTTTTTTGTCGTGAGATTATCAGGTAAAAGTAAGAAAACTTATTTATACCAAAGAATGGTTTGTATGCTTTGAATTTTTTTTCGATTTGAAGTAGTCGTCACCCTGAACATGATTCAGAATCCCATTACGTTTTCAACTGGATGAGATTCGGGATCAAGTCCGGAATGACGATTTTTTCAGCTTCTACTTTTCAATTAATCCTGCTCTTTTAAGTAAAGCATCGGGCTTTGGTTCTTCTCCACGGAAGCGTTTATAAAGCGTCATAGGATGCTCGGTACCGCCCATAGAAAGAATATTGTTTTTGAATTTATCGGCAACTTCTTTATTAAAAATTCCTTGTTCTTTAAAAAATTCAAACGCGTCAGCATCTAAAACTTCGGCCCATTTATAAGAATAATATCCTGCTGAATAACCTCCCTGAAAAATATGAGAAAATGCGGTGCTCATACAATTTTCCGGAACATCTGGATATAATTTTGTTGGTTCAAAAGCTTGTTTCTCGTGTGCTTTTACATCATTAACCTCCGTTGGGTTTATCGCATGCCAGCTTAAATCTAACATTCCGAAACTTAATTGGCGAACGGTTTGCATTCCTTCCTGGAAGCTAGACGAATCTTTTATTTTTTCAACCAATTCCATCGGAATTGACTCACCGGTTTTATAATGTTTCGCAAAAAGCTGTAATGCTTCTTTTTCGTAACACCAATTTTCTAAAACTTGGCTAGGTAATTCCACAAAATCCCAATATACATTCGGGCCTGATAAACTTGGATACACGGTATTGGCTAACATGCCGTGCAGTGCATGTCCAAATTCGTGGAAAAGCGTGGTCACTTCATTAAAAGTTAATAAGGAAGGTTCCGATTTTGTTGGTTTCGTGAAATTACAAACGATCGAAACATGTGGCCGCTCTTCTTTTTCGTTTTTTACATACTGCGATTTATACTCTGTCATCCAGGCGCCACCACGTTTTCCCGGTCTTGGATGAAAATCGGCATAAAATAAGGCTACATCTTTGCCATCTTCATCGGTAACATTATAGGTCTTTACATCGGGATGATATTTTTCAACCTCATTGGTTTCGTTGAATTGAAGTCCGTATAACTTGCCGGCAACGGTGAAAACTCCGTCGATTACATTTTCTAATTTGAAATATGGTTTTAGCTTTTCATCATCTAAATTGAATAATTTTTGCTTCAATTTTTCACTGTAGTAAGCTGAATCCCATTTTTCCAATCGGTCGATATTATCTAATTCTTTCGCGAATTCTTCAAGCGCTGCAAATTCTTTTTCCGCAGCAGGTTTAGCCTTTTCAAGAAGTTCATTTAAAAAACGATCCACTTTTTCCGGAGTTTCTGCCATTCGCTCTTGCAATACAAAATGTGCATGTGTTTCGAAACCTAAAAGTTGTGCTCGCTGATACCTGAGTTTGGCGATTTTAAGCACATTTTCTTGGTTGTCTAGTTCATCTCCATGAAATCCTTTTGCACCAAAAGCTAATGCCATTTTTTTACGAAGT encodes:
- a CDS encoding sigma-70 family RNA polymerase sigma factor, with protein sequence MSTHSIDPTKWVDKYSDYLFNYTIVRVNDREVANDLISETFLAGLKSMENFKGEASERTWLISILKRKIIDHYRRSNSKKGQAEVHINYRDGENDGDWLEEQVADQFDKTAEDEMENTELGMAILDCLEKINTKHATIFKMKTIDGIDTDVICKEFDITPSNLWVIIHRARTALAACLEKNWF
- a CDS encoding M3 family metallopeptidase — its product is MSTDNPLLQDFNYAPFSKIETEHFKPAITEAIQLAKAEIEAIASAETEPTFQNTIEELEFAGEKLDRVTSIFFNLNSAETNAEIQKIAQEVSPLLSEFSNDIILNEDLFKRVKSVYDQKDQLDLTTEQKTLLDKKYKSFSRNGANLPKEKQEELREIDKQLAALSLHFGENVLAETNKFELQITNKDDLEGLPESFKEEAKGVAESREKEGWIFTLDYPSYIPFMKYAKNRELRKKMALAFGAKGFHGDELDNQENVLKIAKLRYQRAQLLGFETHAHFVLQERMAETPEKVDRFLNELLEKAKPAAEKEFAALEEFAKELDNIDRLEKWDSAYYSEKLKQKLFNLDDEKLKPYFKLENVIDGVFTVAGKLYGLQFNETNEVEKYHPDVKTYNVTDEDGKDVALFYADFHPRPGKRGGAWMTEYKSQYVKNEKEERPHVSIVCNFTKPTKSEPSLLTFNEVTTLFHEFGHALHGMLANTVYPSLSGPNVYWDFVELPSQVLENWCYEKEALQLFAKHYKTGESIPMELVEKIKDSSSFQEGMQTVRQLSFGMLDLSWHAINPTEVNDVKAHEKQAFEPTKLYPDVPENCMSTAFSHIFQGGYSAGYYSYKWAEVLDADAFEFFKEQGIFNKEVADKFKNNILSMGGTEHPMTLYKRFRGEEPKPDALLKRAGLIEK
- the gcvP gene encoding aminomethyl-transferring glycine dehydrogenase, which translates into the protein MRTDSFALRHIGPKEENLKEMLQTIGVDSLEQLIYETIPDDIRLKQPLNLPKALSENQYAEHIGKLAAKNKVFKSYIGLGYHQGIMPAVIQRNVLENPGWYTAYTPYQAEIAQGRLEALLNFQTMVSDLTGMEIANASLLDESTAAAEAMALLFAVRDRKQKKDNVNKFFISEQVLPQTISLIKTRAEFLGIEIVLGDHAEFDYSSDFFGALIQYPGKHGQIFDYADFVNNCNENGIKVAVAADILSLVKLQAPGELGVDVVVGTTQRFGIPLGYGGPHAAYFATKEAYKRNLPGRIIGVTKDTDGNHALRMALQTREQHIKRDRATSNICTAQVLLAVMAGMYAVYHGPKGLQYIADTVHYSTTNLASELEKLGYEQVNSAYFDTLQIKADAEKIKAAAEAKEYNFYYPNAETVVISLNETTTTEDVNAIVSIFAEVASKKTEELSELKEITAIPESVSRKTDFLTHEVFNAYHSETELMRYIKKLERKDLSLNHSMISLGSCTMKLNAASEMLPLSNPQWGNIHPFAPIEQAEGYQIILKELEDQLTEITGFSATSLQPNSGAQGEYAGLMVIRAYHEAQGQGHRDVCLIPSSAHGTNPASAVMAGMKVVVTKATENGNIDIDDLREKAIEHKDNLAALMVTYPSTHGVFESAIKEITQIIHDNGGQVYMDGANMNAQVGLTNPGNIGADVCHLNLHKTFAIPHGGGGPGVGPICVAKQLVPFLPGNPVIKTGGEQAIGPISSAPWGSSLVCLISYAYIKMLGSGGLQKATEHAILNANYIKERLSDHYKTLYSGERGRAAHEMILDCRPFKENGIEVTDIAKRLIDYGFHAPTVSFPVAGTVMIEPTESESKAELDRFCDALISIKKEIEESSADEPNNVLKNAPHTIKMLTASEWNLPYSREKAAFPLDYIADNKFWPTVRRVDEAFGDRNLMCTCPPIEEYIEA
- a CDS encoding 3-oxoacyl-ACP synthase III family protein, giving the protein MNIKITGTGSYIPNVITKNADFHLHQFKNLDGSDFPNSNEETIKKFKAITGIEERRYIDDSLNTSDIAFMAAQKAIASANVNIETLDYIIVATNYGDVKKGSIQSDTVPSMATRVKAKLRIKNPKCVCYDVLFGCPGWIEGMIQAQAFIKCGMAKKCLVIGAESLSRVVDKHDRDSMIFSDGAGAAILEASEETGGILAHETATHSLSESEYIYFGKSNNQESQSDTRFIKMNGRKIYEFALINVPNAMKSCLEQSGKGIDDLKKVFIHQANEKMDEAIIKRFYKLFDKKTPEGVMPMSIKELGNSSVATVPTLLDLVINKQIDNQELQKGDIILLASVGAGMNINAIVYEY